The genomic segment TTTCGGCCTCTTCCTCGGCATGACCCTGAAGGAACTGTTCACCACCGCCGTCGCCGCTGCTGTAGCCACGGTACCCGAGGGACTTCCCATCGTGGTGACGGTTACCATGGCCATAGGCATCACCCGTATGGCACGCCGCAACGCCATCATGCGCAAACTCTCCGCCGTGGAGACCCTGGGAAGCACCACGGTGATCTGCTCCGATAAGACGGGAACGCTGACAAAGAACGAGATGACCGTCAAGGCCGTCTATGACGGACATCACGCCTTTGAGGTGACGGGCAGCGGCTATGACCCGGAAGGCAAGATACTTCATGAATGGGAACCTACCGATGAAGCATCCCTGAAAGGATTGCGCACCCTGCTGAGGATCGGCCTTCTGTGCAACGAATCGCGCATGACAGAGGAAGACGGCCTGCTCAGGGTGGACGGCGACCCGACGGAAGGGGCCCTCATCGTGTCCGCCATGAAAGCGGGGCTTGATTTCGACACGGAGAAGAAGAAAAACCCACAGGTGGGGCTCATACCCTTTGAGTCCGATCGCGGTTTCATGGCAACCCTTCATCACCATAACGGTGGGAGACTGATTTTCCTCAAGGGAGCCCCGGAAAGGGTGCTCGACATGTGCACAAACCTTTCCTCGGGAGAAATCATAAACAGGACGGAGATCGAGAAGATCGCAGAGGGGTTCGCCGGGGATGGGATGAGGGTTCTGGCGATGGCGTACAAGGAGGTCGACACAGGCACCCCGGGAGAGACATTCACCCACGACCACCTCGGTACCCATTTGATCTTTGCGGGTCTCCAGGGTATGATCGATCCCCCGCGACCGGAGGCCATTGAGGCTATCAGCGGATGCAAGGAGGCGGGCATCAGGGTGGCCATGATCACCGGTGACCATGCAGTGACCGCCTCGGCCATAGGCAGGATGATCGGACTGGGCGAAAGCAAGGCCCCCGCGATCACCGGTAAGGAACTGGAAACAATGAGTGATGATGACCTCTTCGACAGGGTTCAGGAGACCACCGTCTATGCCCGGGTCTCGCCGCAGCATAAGCTCCGGATCGTCCAGCAATATATGCGGCACGGAGAGGTCGTGGCAGTCACCGGCGACGGCGTCAACGACGCCCCCGCCCTGAAGGCCGCACACATAGGGGCCGCCATGGGAAAAACGGGAACCGATGTGGCCCGTGAGGCCGCCGACATGGTCGTCACCGACGACAACTTCGCCTCCATTTTCCACGCCGTGGAGGAAGGAAGGATTGTCTTCGACAACATACGGAAGGTCACGATGTTCCTCATTCCCACGGGGTTCGCCGCCATCCTTTCGATCCTTGCATCCATGTTCCTCGGCATACCCATCCCCTTCGTGGCGGCCCAGCTCCTGTGGATCAACCTCGTCACCAACGGCCTGCAGGACGTGGCCCTGGCCTTTGAACCAGGAGAAAAGGACATCATCAGGAGAAAACCGCGCGGCCCGAAGGAAGGCATAATGTCGGGCCTCATGTTCCAGCGAAGCGTTATCGTCGGAATCCTGATCGCCGCCGGCGTCGTCTACAACTTTCATGACGCCCTGTCGGACGGTTCCTCTATTGAGCACGCCAGGACCATTGCCATGACGACCATGGTCATCTTCCAGTTCTTTCATGCCTGGAACTCACGATCCGAGAGACAGTCCGTCTTCCAGGTCAATCTCCTGGGCAATCCCTTTCTGTTCTACAGCCTGATCGCGGCAGCCCTTGCACAGATTGCCGTTATTTACGTGCCCGCTC from the Syntrophorhabdaceae bacterium genome contains:
- a CDS encoding HAD-IC family P-type ATPase; amino-acid sequence: MKWYQLDTEAVFLERDTRPEGLTASEVQERLEQYGPNSLPEEEGLSRLKVLLHQFTSPLIYILIAAAFVTAILKEYIDTGVIVAVVILNAIVGYLQEYKAETSVRALKNMVIAKARVVREGNEEEIPSQDLVPGDIVLLASGAKVPADLRLFEVNELRAEEAALTGESLPVQKTLNAIAEDHLTAGDQTNIAFMGTSIVNGRARGIVVETGRRTVLGQIARDVKELSVTETPLQRKIVKFAQFIGILVLGSAAAIIAFGLFLGMTLKELFTTAVAAAVATVPEGLPIVVTVTMAIGITRMARRNAIMRKLSAVETLGSTTVICSDKTGTLTKNEMTVKAVYDGHHAFEVTGSGYDPEGKILHEWEPTDEASLKGLRTLLRIGLLCNESRMTEEDGLLRVDGDPTEGALIVSAMKAGLDFDTEKKKNPQVGLIPFESDRGFMATLHHHNGGRLIFLKGAPERVLDMCTNLSSGEIINRTEIEKIAEGFAGDGMRVLAMAYKEVDTGTPGETFTHDHLGTHLIFAGLQGMIDPPRPEAIEAISGCKEAGIRVAMITGDHAVTASAIGRMIGLGESKAPAITGKELETMSDDDLFDRVQETTVYARVSPQHKLRIVQQYMRHGEVVAVTGDGVNDAPALKAAHIGAAMGKTGTDVAREAADMVVTDDNFASIFHAVEEGRIVFDNIRKVTMFLIPTGFAAILSILASMFLGIPIPFVAAQLLWINLVTNGLQDVALAFEPGEKDIIRRKPRGPKEGIMSGLMFQRSVIVGILIAAGVVYNFHDALSDGSSIEHARTIAMTTMVIFQFFHAWNSRSERQSVFQVNLLGNPFLFYSLIAAALAQIAVIYVPALQWVFRTDALSGAEWLRIVAVAITVIAAVEIDKLVRKKDRLKR